A region of the Verrucomicrobiota bacterium genome:
GCATTGGGACCTCACGCCGGTAGATGTAGACTCCATCCGGGTCCTTGCCCGTATTGTCGTACACCCAGGCGTTCATCGTCTCCCGAGCCATAGACGTGTCCCCTTCCTCTCTGCCGGGATGCCCGGCTCCGTTGCCGGCGTGTCCGTTGCGCTCACGCGCCGAATTTCTCGATGATCTCTTTCTTCTTCAGACCAAGGATGCCGTACTTGGCGCCGACCTTCTTGAACGCCGCCAGCCCCTTGTCCAGGTGCTCTTTGTCGTGCGCGGCCGAGAGCTGCGTGCGGATGCGCGCCTGCCCCTGCGGCACGACAGGGAAAAAGAACCCGACGGCGTAGATGCCCTCGGCGTACAGGTCGCGCGACACGTCCTGCGCCAGCTTCGCGTTGTAGAGCATCACGGGCACGATGGGGCTCTCGCCCTCCTTGAGGTCGAAGCCCGCCTCGGTCAGGCCCTGCCGCCAGTACTTCGCGTTCCACTCGAGCTTGTCGCGCCGCTCGGTCGTCTTCGAGATCAGGTCGATGACCGCGCTCGCCGCGGCGACGATCACCGGCGGCATCGCGTTCGAGAACAGGTACGGCCGCGCCTTCTGGCGGCACATGGCCACGAGCTCCTTCCGCCCGCTCACGCAGCCGCCCGACGCCCCGCCGAGCGCCTTGCCCAGCGTCGTCGTGATGATGTCGATCTTGCCCAGCACGCCGCAGTGCTCGTGCACGCCCTTGCCGCGCTTGCCGATAAACCCCGTCGCGTGCGAATCGTCCACCATGACCATCGCGTCGTAGCGCTCAGCAAGCGCCACGATCTCGTCGAGCTTCGCGAGATCGCCGTCCATCGAGAACACGCCGTCGGTCACGATGAGCCGGAACCGCTTGTCCTGGTGCAACTCGAGCTTCTGCTCGAGGTGCTTCATGTCCGAATGCTTGTAGCTGTCCTGCTGCGCGCTGCAAAGCCGGATCCCGTCGATGATCGACGCGTGCACCAGCCGGTCGGCGATAATTACGTCCTGATCGGTCAGGACCGACTCGAACACCCCGCCGTTGGCATCCATGCACGACGGGAACAGGATCGTGTCCTCCGTCTCGAGGAACGCCGTGAGCTTCTCCTCGAGCTCGCGGTGGATGTCCTGCGTGCCGCAGATGAAGCGCACCGACGACATCCCGTAGCCGCGCGTCTCGAGCCCCTCATGCGCCGCCTTGATCACGTCCGGATGCGACGACAACCCGAGGTAGTTATTCGCGCAGAGGTTGATGACTTCCTTCACTGGCGCGCCCATCGGGAACTCGACCTCGATCTCGGCCCCCTGCGCCGAATGAATGAACCGCTCTTCCTTGTACAGGCCCGCCTCGCGCGTCGCCGTCAACTGGTCCGTGTAGTGTTCCCGTGTCTTTGCGCCATACGCCATGGTCCTCGCCTCCTCCCAAGAAATAGAAACCGCTGCGCCCCTGAGTAACGCCTGTGCGCCCCTCGGCGTCCCTGCGTGAGATCAGCTCTTCCCGGTGAATTCCCGCACGAGCACGCAGATCTTGTTCACCGAGTCGAACGCCTCCGGCGTCGCCTTCGCGTCCGGGATCTGGATCTTGTACTTCTTCTCGAGAAACATCTTGAGCGACACCATCGAGAACGAGTCGACGATACCCCCGCTGATGAGCGGCGTGTCGTAGTCGAGTTCCGTGTCCTCGTCGTCCTCGTCAATGTATTCGTTCCGCACGTACTCCAAGACCATGTCTTTCATCTCGTCGGACATCTGCGTCTCCCTCTCGCGCTTAGTCGTTCTCGAGCGTCGAAGTATCCCCGATCGGTTCGCCCCACTCCTGCGCGCGCAGCACGCGGCGCATGATCTTGCCGCTGCGCGTCTTGGGCAGCGACTCGACGAACTCGATCTCCTGCGGCATCGCCAGCGGCGAGAGCCGCTTGCGCACGAAGTTCATGATCTCCAGCTCGAGGTCGTCGCCCGGCTCGAACCCCGGCTTGAGCGCCACGAACGCCTTCACCACTTCCATGTTCACCGGGTCGGGCTTGCCCACCGCCGCCGACTCGGCCACCGCCTCGTGCTCGAGCAGCGCCGACTCGATCTCGAACGGCCCAACCAGGTGCCCGCCCGTGTTGATCACGTCGTCGTCGCGCCCGACGAACCAGAAGTAACCGTCCGCGTCGATGCTCGAGCGGTCGCCCGTCAGGTACCAACCCTTATGAAACTTCCCGTAGTAGGTCGGCGTGTTGTTCCAGTAGTGGCGCATGATCGAGGGCCAGTACGGTTTGATCGCGATCAGCCCCACGCGTCCCGGCGTCTCGATCGGCTCGAGTGTTTTCAGGTCGAGCACCGTCGCCGTGATCCCCGGGAACGCTTTGCCCATCGACCCGGGCTTGATCTCCATCCCCGGGTAGTTCGAGATCAAAATCGACCCTGTCTCCGTCTGCCAATACGAGTCGTGGAACGCCAGCCCGTAAGCCTCCTTCGACCACACGACCGCTTCGGCATTGAGCGGCTCGCCCAC
Encoded here:
- a CDS encoding glycine C-acetyltransferase, translating into MAYGAKTREHYTDQLTATREAGLYKEERFIHSAQGAEIEVEFPMGAPVKEVINLCANNYLGLSSHPDVIKAAHEGLETRGYGMSSVRFICGTQDIHRELEEKLTAFLETEDTILFPSCMDANGGVFESVLTDQDVIIADRLVHASIIDGIRLCSAQQDSYKHSDMKHLEQKLELHQDKRFRLIVTDGVFSMDGDLAKLDEIVALAERYDAMVMVDDSHATGFIGKRGKGVHEHCGVLGKIDIITTTLGKALGGASGGCVSGRKELVAMCRQKARPYLFSNAMPPVIVAAASAVIDLISKTTERRDKLEWNAKYWRQGLTEAGFDLKEGESPIVPVMLYNAKLAQDVSRDLYAEGIYAVGFFFPVVPQGQARIRTQLSAAHDKEHLDKGLAAFKKVGAKYGILGLKKKEIIEKFGA
- a CDS encoding acyl carrier protein, with the translated sequence MSDEMKDMVLEYVRNEYIDEDDEDTELDYDTPLISGGIVDSFSMVSLKMFLEKKYKIQIPDAKATPEAFDSVNKICVLVREFTGKS
- a CDS encoding AMP-binding protein; its protein translation is VGEPLNAEAVVWSKEAYGLAFHDSYWQTETGSILISNYPGMEIKPGSMGKAFPGITATVLDLKTLEPIETPGRVGLIAIKPYWPSIMRHYWNNTPTYYGKFHKGWYLTGDRSSIDADGYFWFVGRDDDVINTGGHLVGPFEIESALLEHEAVAESAAVGKPDPVNMEVVKAFVALKPGFEPGDDLELEIMNFVRKRLSPLAMPQEIEFVESLPKTRSGKIMRRVLRAQEWGEPIGDTSTLEND